A genomic stretch from Microbacterium proteolyticum includes:
- a CDS encoding DUF7882 family protein, whose translation MGKLVYNSFGQAFDIEDRTLSHLRVVFMNKLRRNEPFMFHFPMADGSGTRSLWISPSIPLVFHFYGSRLPHLNRRWVDDLMNEASAPQGLTVIAEPDPDGAPRA comes from the coding sequence GTGGGAAAACTGGTTTACAACAGCTTCGGGCAGGCTTTCGACATCGAGGACCGAACCCTGTCCCACCTTCGCGTGGTGTTCATGAACAAGCTCAGACGCAACGAGCCCTTCATGTTCCATTTCCCCATGGCCGACGGCAGTGGAACGCGCTCGCTGTGGATCTCGCCGTCGATCCCGCTGGTGTTCCACTTCTACGGGAGCCGACTGCCGCACCTCAACCGGCGGTGGGTGGACGACCTGATGAACGAGGCGAGCGCCCCGCAGGGGTTGACTGTGATCGCCGAGCCCGACCCCGACGGGGCTCCTCGGGCCTGA
- a CDS encoding DoxX family protein produces MRSVVRWLLASAMMFAGIAHLTFARRDFQAQVPDALVEHGPLDRDAVVVASGVVEAAFGLALVALPRERRRVGAALTAFFVAIFPGNIDQWRKGRSAFGLDTDRKRFVRLFFQPLLVAAAWWSTR; encoded by the coding sequence ATGAGATCTGTCGTGCGCTGGCTGCTGGCTTCGGCCATGATGTTCGCCGGTATCGCCCACCTGACTTTCGCCCGGCGTGATTTCCAGGCGCAGGTGCCCGACGCCCTCGTCGAGCACGGCCCGCTGGATCGGGACGCCGTGGTGGTGGCATCCGGTGTCGTCGAAGCCGCTTTCGGGCTCGCCCTCGTCGCCCTCCCGCGGGAGCGTCGGCGCGTCGGCGCCGCGCTGACGGCGTTCTTCGTCGCGATCTTTCCCGGCAACATCGATCAGTGGCGCAAAGGCCGCTCCGCCTTCGGGCTCGACACAGACCGCAAGCGCTTCGTCCGCCTGTTCTTCCAGCCGCTGTTGGTCGCGGCGGCATGGTGGTCGACGCGGTGA
- a CDS encoding ATP-binding protein, with protein MASPRSGVPAPSVAARDDDTSGPGGRTRSVWLLQLLLGASVMITVLLVQLIEPTLFSHWPFSSGVGVVIALTAVAIVMPWHRLPRATVSVIPFGDILAVGLMSVGTDLRFGFFWVFPIMWIAAYFSLVTLISALGSIAVIILLDATLNATGPSSALRLLVVLLSLTFIAITAYLSARQTRAFKQLLRRQARRLQGTLQRVSGQERRVSQMLNGLDTGIARLSAEGEVLALNDTYVALYGIERDEPQRPGRSVEYSTLHGDPLPDNERPFARAARGEQFDDERVWLYDARGDWHALSVSTRRLASSGEPESTLLIVHDVTALIESERARERLAATVSHELRNPLTAIIGHADLALDGPDLPPKVREQLEVISAAGERMQKLISEILAASRGVFREPAAPAAADASRIIASSLESFRPVADARRVRVTDELPPRADVAGDGFRLRQAFDNILSNAIKYTPPGGTVLITAETSPDDVILRFVDTGIGIHPDDLERVFDPYFRARTARESATPGTGLGMGIIRSIVEDQGGSLFLDSELGVGTTVTVILPALPVDHAG; from the coding sequence ATGGCATCCCCGAGGAGCGGCGTCCCGGCCCCCTCGGTCGCCGCGCGCGACGACGACACGAGCGGTCCCGGTGGGCGGACTCGGTCGGTATGGCTTCTCCAACTCCTGCTCGGCGCCAGCGTCATGATCACCGTGCTGCTGGTCCAGCTGATCGAACCGACGTTGTTCTCCCACTGGCCGTTCTCTTCCGGCGTCGGCGTCGTGATCGCCCTCACCGCGGTGGCCATCGTCATGCCCTGGCACCGGCTGCCGCGCGCCACGGTGTCGGTGATCCCCTTCGGCGACATCCTCGCCGTCGGGTTGATGAGCGTCGGGACCGACCTCCGGTTCGGATTCTTCTGGGTCTTCCCCATCATGTGGATCGCCGCCTACTTCTCGTTGGTGACCCTCATCTCCGCTCTCGGATCCATCGCCGTCATCATCCTCCTGGACGCGACGCTGAACGCCACGGGGCCCTCGTCGGCGCTCCGACTGCTCGTGGTCCTGCTCTCGCTGACGTTCATCGCCATCACCGCGTACCTCTCCGCCCGGCAGACCCGCGCCTTCAAGCAGCTGCTCAGACGCCAAGCCAGACGCCTGCAGGGCACGCTTCAGCGGGTGTCGGGCCAGGAACGACGCGTGTCGCAGATGCTGAACGGGTTGGATACCGGCATCGCCCGGCTCTCAGCGGAGGGAGAGGTCCTCGCCCTCAATGACACCTACGTCGCCCTCTACGGGATCGAGCGCGACGAGCCCCAGCGCCCCGGGCGTTCGGTCGAGTACTCGACCCTGCACGGCGACCCCCTGCCCGACAACGAGCGCCCCTTCGCCCGCGCCGCGCGAGGCGAGCAGTTCGATGACGAAAGGGTGTGGCTCTACGATGCGCGCGGCGACTGGCACGCGCTGTCGGTGTCGACGCGTCGACTGGCCTCCTCCGGCGAGCCCGAGAGCACGCTGCTCATCGTGCACGACGTGACGGCGCTGATCGAGTCCGAGCGCGCGCGCGAGCGGTTGGCGGCAACCGTGTCGCACGAGTTGCGCAATCCCCTCACGGCCATCATCGGTCATGCGGACCTCGCCCTCGACGGCCCCGACCTCCCGCCGAAGGTCCGGGAGCAGCTCGAGGTCATCTCCGCCGCCGGTGAGCGCATGCAGAAACTCATCTCGGAGATCCTCGCGGCGTCGCGAGGGGTGTTCCGCGAACCCGCGGCCCCCGCCGCCGCCGACGCCAGCCGCATCATCGCGTCGTCTCTCGAATCATTCCGCCCCGTGGCCGACGCGCGCCGCGTGCGCGTGACCGACGAGCTGCCGCCGAGGGCCGACGTGGCCGGAGACGGTTTCCGCCTCCGGCAGGCCTTCGACAACATCCTCAGCAACGCCATCAAGTACACGCCCCCGGGCGGCACGGTCCTCATCACCGCGGAGACCTCGCCGGACGATGTCATCCTGCGCTTCGTCGACACCGGGATCGGCATCCATCCCGACGATCTGGAACGCGTCTTCGACCCCTACTTCCGGGCGCGCACAGCCCGGGAGAGCGCGACACCGGGGACCGGGCTGGGAATGGGGATCATCCGCAGCATCGTCGAAGATCAGGGGGGCTCCCTCTTCCTCGACAGCGAACTCGGCGTCGGCACCACCGTGACCGTCATCCTGCCCGCGCTCCCCGTCGACCACGCCGGGTGA
- a CDS encoding glycoside hydrolase family 6 protein, whose amino-acid sequence MPAPHSTSTRRPLPRGPLIVGALLVVLALIVVFAVGRLTLAAADAASAAAPAVGTRILASSTSTAARASVSGGGARETAAADWLARQPTTVWLTPEGDPIDAVHDRVVRLADEARGQDAALSVAVYGLPDRDCGSHSTGGLDPEDYAEWTSRIGRALASAAGLQKIVILEPDSVALSPSCGSLTERAGYLRTAVDNLSGPGTWIYIDAGNSAWHPAEEMAELLRATGLLSSVRGVALNVSNYQDTASEFAYAHELSDLLGGTHAVIDTSRNGAGPAGAQWCNPAGRRVGSEGGSYGDGVVDTNLWIKPPRRKRRRVQRWPRGRCVVAGCRHRVDERARLTRTPGGLRREMCQDCARRYATPRLGGECGRESANAEEWVR is encoded by the coding sequence GTGCCGGCACCGCACTCGACCTCGACCCGACGCCCGCTGCCGCGCGGTCCGCTGATCGTGGGCGCCCTGCTCGTCGTGCTCGCGCTGATCGTCGTCTTCGCGGTCGGTCGTCTGACCCTCGCCGCGGCGGATGCTGCGTCCGCCGCAGCGCCGGCCGTCGGCACGCGGATCCTCGCCTCCAGCACCTCGACGGCGGCGCGTGCGTCCGTGTCCGGGGGCGGTGCACGCGAGACCGCCGCCGCGGACTGGCTCGCGAGGCAACCGACGACGGTCTGGCTGACCCCGGAGGGCGACCCGATCGACGCGGTCCACGACCGGGTCGTGCGTCTCGCCGATGAGGCGCGCGGCCAGGATGCGGCGCTCTCGGTGGCCGTGTACGGACTCCCCGACCGCGATTGCGGCAGTCATTCCACGGGCGGCCTGGACCCGGAGGACTACGCCGAGTGGACGTCCCGCATCGGACGAGCCCTGGCATCCGCCGCCGGTCTGCAGAAGATCGTGATCCTCGAACCCGACAGCGTCGCGCTGTCACCCTCGTGCGGCTCCCTCACGGAGCGCGCAGGGTACCTGCGGACGGCGGTCGACAACCTCTCCGGTCCCGGCACCTGGATCTACATCGACGCGGGCAACTCCGCCTGGCACCCGGCCGAGGAGATGGCAGAGCTTCTACGGGCGACGGGATTGCTGTCGTCGGTGCGCGGAGTCGCGCTGAACGTCTCGAACTACCAGGACACCGCCTCCGAGTTCGCCTACGCCCACGAGCTGTCCGACCTGCTGGGCGGAACGCACGCGGTCATCGACACCTCCCGCAACGGCGCCGGTCCGGCAGGGGCGCAGTGGTGCAACCCGGCCGGCCGACGCGTGGGGAGCGAGGGGGGGTCCTACGGAGACGGTGTCGTCGACACGAATCTCTGGATCAAACCCCCCCGGCGAAAGCGACGGCGCGTGCAACGGTGGCCCCGCGGCCGGTGCGTGGTGGCCGGATGCCGCCATCGAGTTGACGAGAGGGCTCGTCTGACCCGCACCCCCGGGGGGTTGCGTCGCGAAATGTGTCAAGATTGCGCTCGTCGCTATGCGACACCGCGTCTCGGGGGAGAATGCGGGCGCGAAAGCGCGAATGCGGAGGAGTGGGTCAGATGA
- a CDS encoding response regulator transcription factor encodes MSDNLERVKTAVIVEDDPDIRHLLAEVLESAGFSTVSVGNGIDGVRAVITYQPLITTLDVNMPGIDGFEAARRIRQQSDTYIIMLTGLEEEADVVLGLGAGADEYVVKPFRPRELRARIEALLRRPRAGEPGAPSTAPRQERVGPSFPTARPESEAASPPAGSEVVVLPPPAGEVAEDAGHAWLVHRDLLLDPDSRLVRLSGDDLELTRTEFDLLATLMESKRRVRSKADLTLVLRGESYVTSYFVGDADKRAIEAHMTNLRRKLGDNPANPRYIETVRGVGYRLTSELVAS; translated from the coding sequence ATGAGCGACAACCTGGAGCGCGTGAAAACGGCGGTGATCGTCGAGGACGATCCCGATATCCGCCACCTTCTCGCCGAGGTCCTCGAGTCGGCAGGCTTCTCCACCGTGTCCGTCGGGAACGGTATCGACGGGGTGCGCGCCGTGATCACCTATCAGCCGCTCATCACGACGCTGGACGTCAACATGCCCGGCATCGACGGGTTCGAAGCCGCCCGGCGCATCCGGCAGCAGAGCGACACGTACATCATCATGCTGACGGGACTGGAAGAGGAGGCCGATGTCGTGCTCGGCCTCGGCGCCGGCGCCGATGAGTACGTGGTCAAGCCGTTCCGTCCGCGAGAACTCCGCGCACGGATCGAAGCCCTCCTGCGCCGACCCCGTGCCGGCGAGCCCGGTGCGCCGAGCACCGCGCCGCGCCAGGAGCGGGTCGGCCCGTCCTTCCCCACCGCCCGCCCCGAGAGCGAGGCCGCGTCGCCGCCCGCTGGAAGCGAGGTCGTCGTCCTCCCGCCGCCGGCGGGAGAGGTGGCGGAGGACGCGGGACACGCCTGGCTCGTGCACCGAGACCTGCTGCTCGACCCCGACAGCCGACTGGTGCGATTGAGTGGCGACGACCTGGAACTCACCCGCACCGAGTTCGATCTGCTCGCAACGCTCATGGAGTCCAAGCGGCGCGTCCGCAGCAAAGCCGATCTGACCCTGGTCCTGCGCGGCGAGTCCTACGTGACGAGCTACTTCGTCGGCGATGCCGACAAGCGGGCCATCGAAGCGCACATGACCAACCTGCGTCGAAAGCTCGGCGACAATCCCGCCAATCCCCGCTACATCGAGACCGTGCGCGGGGTCGGGTATCGCCTGACCTCGGAGCTCGTCGCCTCCTGA
- a CDS encoding PPOX class F420-dependent oxidoreductase, with translation MSAVVSLELVFDAASDAAVRREWDAMIAADLPSQARHTGESNRPHITLLVRPELAPPDLAALAADLPLALTLGAPLLFGAGRSRVIARSVIPSTALLAFHARVHELAGAGDDAVHTRPGEVDGPRDAGAARAPRSGGGGPRGALRRGRGRTGRHRDRGAPLGFGVEDGDRPAAAWHAGVVLTDDARSFLSEHHLATLSTIGRSGRVHAVPVGFTYEDGIVRVIGSRGTQKFVNAARSGRASVCSVDGGRWLSFEGPARVTDDPDAVAHAVALYAARYRQPRVNPERVVLEITVERTLGSASLRS, from the coding sequence ATGAGCGCTGTCGTCAGCCTCGAGCTCGTCTTCGACGCGGCCTCTGATGCGGCGGTGCGTCGAGAGTGGGACGCGATGATCGCCGCCGATCTGCCGAGCCAGGCCCGGCACACCGGCGAGAGCAACCGTCCGCACATCACCCTGCTCGTCCGCCCGGAACTGGCGCCGCCCGACCTCGCCGCCCTCGCCGCCGACCTTCCGCTCGCGCTGACGCTCGGCGCGCCGTTGCTGTTCGGGGCCGGGCGCTCGCGGGTGATCGCCCGCTCCGTCATCCCGTCGACGGCGTTGCTCGCGTTCCACGCTCGCGTCCACGAGCTCGCCGGCGCCGGAGACGATGCCGTCCACACCCGACCCGGGGAAGTGGACGGCCCACGTGACGCTGGCGCGGCGCGTGCCCCTCGATCGGGTGGGGGAGGCCCTCGCGGTGCTCTCCGACGCGGGCGAGGGCGAACTGGCCGTCACCGCGACCGGGGTGCGCCATTGGGATTCGGGGTCGAAGACGGTGACCGACCTGCTGCCGCGTGGCACGCTGGAGTAGTGCTGACCGACGACGCGCGCTCCTTCCTGAGCGAACACCACCTCGCCACCCTCTCGACCATCGGCCGCTCCGGGCGGGTGCACGCCGTTCCGGTGGGGTTCACCTACGAAGACGGCATCGTGCGCGTCATCGGGTCGCGTGGCACCCAGAAGTTCGTCAACGCCGCGCGAAGCGGTCGTGCCTCGGTCTGCTCCGTCGACGGCGGGCGCTGGCTGAGCTTCGAGGGGCCGGCCCGGGTCACGGACGATCCGGATGCCGTGGCGCACGCCGTCGCGTTGTATGCGGCCCGCTACCGGCAACCGCGCGTGAACCCGGAGCGCGTGGTGCTCGAGATCACCGTGGAGAGAACGCTGGGCTCAGCGTCGCTGCGCTCCTGA
- a CDS encoding MarR family winged helix-turn-helix transcriptional regulator — protein MTIETEDDAVTTAARAVERLRLAEARLARRRQSECGPSENARAAMRLVLERADAHSTVTPTEIAHYLGISAASVTGMLDRLHAGGLIDFVVNPADRRSKFVVPFDRATDPDAIDPVTARIRAFAAELPDGTAGHVAAFLDRVREVVDTECA, from the coding sequence ATGACGATCGAGACCGAAGATGACGCCGTGACGACCGCCGCCCGTGCGGTGGAGCGACTGCGCCTCGCCGAAGCCCGCTTGGCACGCCGACGCCAATCCGAGTGCGGCCCGAGCGAGAACGCCCGCGCAGCCATGCGTCTGGTGCTCGAGCGCGCCGACGCCCACTCCACGGTCACCCCCACCGAGATCGCGCACTACCTCGGCATCTCGGCCGCGTCCGTGACGGGCATGCTCGACCGACTGCACGCGGGCGGGCTCATCGACTTCGTCGTCAACCCGGCCGATCGGCGCAGCAAGTTCGTCGTGCCGTTCGACCGTGCGACGGATCCGGATGCCATCGACCCGGTCACGGCGCGGATTCGCGCCTTCGCCGCCGAGCTGCCCGACGGCACGGCCGGCCACGTCGCAGCGTTTCTCGACCGCGTCCGCGAGGTCGTCGACACCGAGTGCGCCTGA
- a CDS encoding DUF7882 family protein, which yields MGSLFYGSSPSPIDIPDRLLAHVKVVIATKLRRGESFTMSWRHPMGEQSGRSTIWIQPSIPLRFVFGAAEPETLDNALLQTYANAANSSSGLTIDLDPHDSPAPQRADAR from the coding sequence ATGGGCTCACTGTTCTATGGCTCGTCCCCGAGCCCGATCGACATCCCCGACCGGCTCCTCGCGCACGTGAAGGTCGTCATCGCGACCAAGCTCCGCCGGGGGGAGAGCTTCACGATGTCGTGGCGTCATCCGATGGGGGAGCAGTCCGGTCGGAGCACGATCTGGATCCAGCCGTCGATCCCGTTGCGGTTCGTGTTCGGTGCCGCCGAGCCGGAGACCCTCGACAACGCCCTGCTGCAGACGTATGCGAACGCCGCCAACTCGTCCAGCGGGCTGACCATCGATCTCGACCCGCACGACAGTCCGGCACCGCAGAGGGCCGACGCCCGCTGA